A genomic region of Xiphophorus couchianus chromosome 9, X_couchianus-1.0, whole genome shotgun sequence contains the following coding sequences:
- the foxd3 gene encoding forkhead box protein D3, whose amino-acid sequence MTLSGGSDRASDMSGQTVLTAEDVDIDVVGEGDDEGMERVDSDCDSPGGGSILHGFRGEPADDDLEDEIEVEKEEMRSRGGSPCCESSGEGEPGAGKGEGHDQSAATGGAIQKPKSSLVKPPYSYIALITMAILQSPQKKLTLSGICEFISNRFPYYREKFPAWQNSIRHNLSLNDCFVKIPREPGNPGKGNYWTLDPASEDMFDNGSFLRRRKRFKRVQPDVLRDQTALMMQSFGAYSLGGPYGRHYGIHPAAYSHPAALQYPYIPPVGPMLPPGVPLLPSAELNRKAFNSQLSPSLQLQLNSLSTASMIKSEPSNRPSFSIENIIGVSSSSSVTPGAAQAFLRPPVTVQSALLSAQSLSLTRTSAAIAPILSVPSNIISGHVLPSATAAAVSKWPSQ is encoded by the coding sequence ATGACCCTCTCTGGAGGCAGCGATCGAGCCAGCGACATGTCCGGCCAAACTGTGCTCACAGCCGAGGACGTGGATATCGACGTGGTGGGCGAGGGAGACGATGAGGGCATGGAGAGGGTGGACAGCGACTGCGACAGCCCGGGGGGAGGCAGCATCCTGCACGGCTTTCGAGGAGAGCCGGCCGACGATGACTTGGAGGACGAGATCGAGGTGGAGAAGGAGGAGATGAGGTCCCGAGGAGGGAGCCCATGCTGCGAGAGCTCCGGGGAAGGAGAGCCGGGCGCAGGGAAAGGAGAGGGTCACGACCAGAGCGCAGCGACGGGAGGAGCGATCCAGAAGCCCAAGAGCAGCTTGGTGAAACCGCCTTACTCCTACATCGCTCTCATCACCATGGCGATCCTCCAGAGCCCGCAGAAGAAGCTCACCCTCAGCGGGATCTGCGAGTTCATCAGCAACCGCTTCCCGTACTACCGGGAGAAGTTCCCGGCGTGGCAGAACTCCATCCGGCACAACTTGTCTCTGAACGACTGCTTCGTGAAAATCCCCCGGGAGCCCGGCAACCCAGGAAAGGGCAACTACTGGACCCTGGACCCGGCTTCAGAGGACATGTTCGACAACGGCAGTTTCCTTAGGAGGAGGAAAAGGTTCAAGAGAGTTCAGCCGGACGTGCTCAGGGATCAGACCGCACTGATGATGCAGAGTTTCGGGGCGTACAGCCTCGGAGGCCCCTACGGGAGGCACTACGGTATCCACCCGGCTGCGTATTCCCACCCGGCGGCTTTGCAGTACCCGTACATCCCACCTGTGGGGCCCATGCTCCCGCCGGGCGTCCCCCTGCTGCCCTCGGCGGAGCTCAACAGAAAGGCGTTCAACTCTCAGCTGAGTCCGagcctccagctgcagctcaacAGCCTGAGCACGGCGTCAATGATCAAATCCGAGCCGTCTAACAGGCCGTCCTTCAGCATAGAGAACATCATCGGGGTGTCCAGCTCGTCGTCCGTGACGCCGGGCGCAGCGCAGGCTTTCCTCCGGCCTCCGGTCACCGTTCAGTCGGCCCTGCTGAGCGCGCAGTCCCTCTCTCTGACCCGGACCTCTGCCGCGATCGCTCCCATCCTCAGCGTCCCTTCAAATATTATTTCTGGACACGTTTTACCTTCAGCGACGGCGGCAGCGGTCTCCAAATGGCCCTCACAGTGA